One genomic region from Plasmodium berghei ANKA genome assembly, chromosome: 4 encodes:
- a CDS encoding phd finger protein, putative translates to MGTIHNKSYLDILKYYSKDEIRKRDNDVCFNNEDNKENKKLFTPNNNALKLNENEFFSLLLKDEIKQKHKNCSDMQYNKNINNNNENNLYGIYINQFDGCKLANKLKKEHTKKKKYMKKEHSFINKKYIKLENYFLNNKNPKFCTICFHNNNIEYLEKCKGCSLYFHVHCYKTFCDHFNLDRFLCDVCIETNYYTNKNRNNYLSILGDKKKYNFSYPIIYDSDNSENDELYNGHDDVYVANFFGKINNLNFQNDEDKKTQIKKHKKLYTKYLSDHELCDSNKYMIKVKESYFLKKKNKKKDEFPSVCNKSNRITYNEKENCEGIDSDCYSDVYYSDSQFDRNILNFFGIYNNSFSTNHSSIIRNNKDIIKRLKESQKMISNMFPEKIIKQNKNNKSNYIHYIQYKMRRKIRREIRKEIKEFNKCKTDNISELGGEYNNKVNDYWKVNIVCDICNKSNNDVIMKKGKNNKWFHICCLYYNNITKNNSIAEIYFEYFFFNYYNEDYFVNLYGRIKTINEIIIKKIKEQLLNKYNILIHSHSFNFLLNPYYYNLTLKQIKNIIYYNFILKKNFIYQTSVNNNTIPYLRLKHEKNENVISCRHNNIVHLKNLSSQNIYNLKNEKQIKESYNYVFITTDKSSTESANETCSYNSENENNENCQLNQGSYIINNKKIEIKNSEIGENYEEIYEEELIDKNESKKDNDSMYCIDTNNCTIINDGSYFCEDVLNIINNFKKSEFNDNMVKQSEYNNMFKDIEKLIYKRDFLNLNIIKIIKEKIIESIKINNSKICIFCKKSAGIKTKCMYPSCFEYFHIYCYFKNFFNSYKKKKQLNYFKRDLKVFTTIMKKLNKSETKKGEKKGNKKRMCNSLKKNIEILQNDESNGILEATNYVDKESQDIYLCEKKTKKRRNESNLINKGEPVDVKNDSKKNEYIDCNNKHVRKIRKKVEVTQNNGDGNNTNKCIDNPNNYNYGKINHNIENKTVEKNDNIDTSKLKNIINKNGINEYFTYDIKLKKNQKDEKLHILENGDENILKKQKGVTIPIAYNNTNVNIIKNNEIYNNLIGINMKKTGNIFIPNNSGTIKGIPSLHDRHFDKIENMFSSNNKIMLINEGILNNDKNIGSIKINQSQILNDPDKIYLGKNIMMVYSSQNIKNREKQDLNLKGNNSKHLCHKIKKSNNIIRNNLSIIDYNKYINREKPEVGGVTTFIQNYENQGLDFIYPSIINNMDRVSPIEIINKNNQNFENDNFDNISCSSSLLFYSSSSNAFFSKTEISDKSSINSLSQLLSKSYCSISSSNNLSTIPSVSSSSSFSICSYSSSAFSPSVYDTTSNITSSYDYISDIDSDLSSHSVHSLPFPLPHNKLERPIDPISNKNNVFNERGKQEMLDVKVGDSTEIRTQLDVKKENKQIHSIFAFDSADYSSDFCEHNQIDKSMHLHKSGLKYNNKENWENINLGYISYSDNDNNHKYYYKFYKYKKHLYYSRQRKKAKEKSEKLKKMKKLKNLKKLMGAMMVMKKEKKVKMNENSKITIKKKKKIAIEEIIKKNNLNQYKYNDKVTNKSKKNKKEKKNTLGLYIKNVEIVYNNNVQLKNIKLIMCNNHNNEEDIETVMDIKLNTYNNKTDNNVKNIFYYYYTEFIKSVFFSDKFSHIFDKCESFKDSKIKEALNTDSEKNEQNEKIEKNQKKNKRRIDSVESSWNIFKNANEVGKNASKENMNISNLNEENISLKNKKQKTKCDSTDVCSEAKESDGENQGLTKGNEAACHSVNEQIKDMNSSTSEEVTLIGEIFGGNELELINSNSKNNLEKSDKSNENNLSLFIKYINKIIENIEARIIIKNNVCEGVYCLRQENGLNIYQKISDKMKKKCKLKNIKKEKNKNAKVNSKIANINSFKNININIKINNNKTYIKSGNTNNNNNNNYPVCTELKKRVDINKYSYLFYRLPFFIFGNKYITDIENFKTIYNISELFQNNNEIVDSKNILTVVELLKSYSNHAFFKKNPNSLKRSFTEKDEKTWKKNPLDLLGNSEELNFQSKGVLTEINVELNNKKVDIIENKEEIHENDGNVVENVDKIKDSGNGEDKEIATLCLSKGNSNKKEKKKEKKKNPNNNIEEEWGGYNENQNCEQNKETQYYANKSFNIIFCLFDNGSNIYLLIYESDSDNRKKHVKKKNEFNNIDYYFKEMYETLHENTYKEDAYKILKSIFSVSNNINNDVKNILYNTSTEDKCENKTGGEIEIKLNTTSSNKLSPNKINSKNMAINNMQSNINKTISTKNNLNNYKNKGNNIHDEEINSHRINEIMLNKKLLQNILSNFKFFNITKNKGLKLSRVFELTYYDYLFLKKHKFFYSKKGVKIYDGCNNPYKLLSAQKYVNTDLDNSNIILKQNEEYDDFKKNDNMLSYKFKQITNKFYFNIFDPNNSSFYFRGIPQRNVNPYNCLISLNNISNHFNLKNIDSYTKNSKDILIPNMNFIKLVQGNYDNLLELFGNKNFENILRGKKIDILKKKYINSNSKDKQNNKKCISKQRDKNKKKKKKSLIINVGEKVTTITNTDDVDKFSNKINNSINKSEETNSNKTGEYISKEKQIKDLINEDTKNLLDDINLNGRIEQVIDKYTNLEYEINATTAANNNNDNNNIINIKRNNNKRYINNDSSASCINSFSTYDIYKLFLFDNCQNSKVQEVKDNNESLGNDQIENGKNLESFIINKSENNNQNNSIIEKTGNKDEKIDQIEKKNITDYLLNKYALNCFRNYVINKKQTEFFYKNIKSFINSLEKKQLFSDINNILSFCNNEKKYMNKIKWESILEDKDNNYLKNTNFNGFYSKSKVSYSFDADHQYNVTNYYENNQEKYGNNIYQHFNTTFSYTSKFKICNEEFKNNSPSKNVKKNNKYFLNEVKKSPNNEKDINISPKKIIEEYKNLENFNYTIDDNMKNMKKLYHNINKEVVKNKLLLVNKIIEENHEFNISDMPMYVNLVFYKYLCVNNWNHLIHSLKESFIKQEIFFLSQLDAKNSQINEFDKNGKVSNSSITSQKSCQNNEIKKTCTKSVSDFQHIEQQRTQECDSKNISTPSISDSKGNENVISETIENKEKLSDHNKRTENGKDNKTGKEGDKKSDVLCSVCFYKEDSNINIMYKCANCSVHVHKYCYGIYHKGKVEDFLCDKCKFSKYLTKMYQNEFNANKSNNLKNKKNKKNSNTNSKYGLNNSNIDNTCYGTNILSIQEFNYFNNKINNLFNNTNNNNNNNNSEVKNKSLSNGNNNIALFEKIIKSVEDSCCYICKKNGGALKKTTNKHFVHVFCVLFFILKVFCLNVYNLNFWDINNLKSYEKVCFICNKKGAVVKCAWNGENKNQKTKSVDELKNENKIISNNCDMNNFKKDNLFDQSKKNENYCDKYFHPMCAYLEGYHINVEIYEDKFVNVYFYDNCFSLFRFITHCNNHIPKDSYQNREFVKEKRTSLYIKNITNESNSNNKINEKLQKVKIKNESPTKINTKPHPLRHNSQKNISIPSPNKDEATGTTIQKEDK, encoded by the coding sequence ATGGGCActatacataataaaagCTATTTAGATATATTGAAATACTACAGTAAAGATGAAATCAGAAAAAGAGATAACGATGTTTGCTTTAATAATGAAGacaataaagaaaataaaaaattatttacaccaaataataatgcacTAAagttaaatgaaaatgaatttttcTCACTACTTTTGAAAGATgaaattaaacaaaaacataaaaattgcTCAGATAtgcaatataataaaaatataaacaataataatgaaaataatttatatggaatatatattaatcaGTTTGATGGTTGTAAACTAGCAaataaactaaaaaaagagcatacaaaaaaaaaaaaatatatgaaaaaagagcattcatttattaataagaaatatataaaattagaaaattattttttaaataacaaaaatccCAAATTTTGTACTATTTGctttcataataataatatagaatatCTTGAAAAATGCAAAGGAtgttctttatattttcatgtACATTGTTATAAGACATTTTGTGATCATTTTAATTTAGACAGATTTCTATGTGATGTTTGTATAGAAACTAATTATTATACTAATAAAAATCGAAACAATTACCTATCCATTTTAGgggataaaaaaaaatacaatttttcatatcctataatatatgattcggataatagtgaaaatgatgaattaTACAATGGACATGATGATGTATATGTAGCTAATTTCtttggaaaaataaataatttaaattttcaaaatgatgaagataaaaaaacacaaataaaaaaacataaaaaattatatactaAATATTTGAGTGATCATGAACTATGCGAttcaaacaaatatatgataaaagtaaaagaaagctattttttaaaaaaaaaaaataagaaaaaagatGAATTCCCTTCAGTTTGTAACAAGTCAAATAGAATTACCTATAATGAGAAAGAAAATTGTGAGGGAATTGATAGTGATTGCTATAGTGATGTATATTATTCTGATTCCCAATTTgatagaaatattttaaatttttttggaatttataataattcattttcCACAAACCATTCCTCAATAATccgaaataataaagatataataaaaagattAAAAGAAAgtcaaaaaatgatttcTAACATGTTTcctgaaaaaataataaaacaaaataaaaataataagagTAATTATATCCATTATATTCAATATAAAATGAGACGAAAAATACGTCGTGAAATTCGGAAAGAAATTAAAGAATTTAATAAGTGCAAAACTGATAATATTAGTGAATTGGGTGgtgaatataataacaaagTTAATGATTATTGGAAAGTGAATATTGTATGTGATATATGTAACAAATCAAACAATGAtgtaataatgaaaaaaggaaaaaataataaatggtTCCATATATgttgtttatattataataatataacaaagAATAATTCAATTGCtgaaatttattttgaatattttttttttaattattataatgaaGATTATTTTGTCAATCTATATGGGagaataaaaacaataaatgaaataataataaaaaaaataaaagaacaattactaaataaatataatatattaatacataGCCACTCATTTAACTTCTTGTTAAatccatattattataatttaactcttaaacaaattaaaaatataatttattataattttattttaaagaaaaactTTATATATCAGACAAGtgtgaataataatacaatcCCTTATTTAAGGTTGaaacatgaaaaaaatgagaatGTAATATCATGTAGACATAATAACATCGTCCAtcttaaaaatttatcatctcaaaatatttataatttaaaaaatgaaaaacaaataaaagaatcttataattatgtatttataactACTGATAAAAGTTCTACAGAAAGTGCAAATGAAACTTGTAGTTATAATagtgaaaatgaaaataatgagaATTGTCAATTAAATCAAGGAAGTtacattattaataataaaaaaatagaaataaaaaattcagaAATTGGAGAGAACTACgaagaaatatatgaagaagaattaattgataaaaatgaatctAAAAAAGACAATGATTCTATGTATTGTATAGATACAAATAATTGTACTATAATAAACGATGGAAGTTATTTTTGTGAAGATGtgttaaatataataaataactttaaaaaaagtgaatTTAATGATAACATGGTTAAACAAagtgaatataataacatgTTTAAAGATATTGAAaaacttatatataaacgagattttttaaatttaaatataataaaaataatcaaagaaaaaataattgaatctataaaaattaacaattctaaaatttgtatattttgtaaaaaaagtgcaggaattaaaacaaaatgtaTGTATCCTTCAtgttttgaatattttcatatatattgttattttaaaaattttttcaattcttataaaaaaaaaaaacaattgaattattttaagaGAGATCTCAAAGTGTTTACTactataatgaaaaaactTAACAAATctgaaacaaaaaaaggggaaaaaaaaggaaacaaaaaaagaatgTGTAactcattaaaaaaaaatattgaaattCTTCAAAACGATGAAAGTAATGGGATTTTGGAAGCTACTAATTATGTAGACAAAGAAAGTCAAGATATATATctttgtgaaaaaaaaacaaaaaaacgACGCAATGAATcgaatttaataaataaaggtGAACCTGTAGATGTTAAAAATGattctaaaaaaaacgaatatATTgattgtaataataaacatgttagaaaaattagaaaaaaagtAGAAGTAACTCAAAATAATGGAGATGGAAATAACacaaataaatgtatagaTAACCCAaacaattataattatggaaaaataaatcacaatatcgaaaataaaacagtggaaaaaaatgataatatagatacatcaaaattaaaaaatataattaacaaaaatggaataaatgaatattttacatatgatataaaacttaaaaaaaatcaaaaagaTGAGAAGTTAcatattttagaaaatggtgatgaaaatattctaaaaaaacaaaaaggGGTAACTATACCTATagcatataataatacaaatgttaatataattaaaaataatgaaatatataataatttaattggaataaacatgaaaaagactggaaatatatttattccaAATAATTCTGGAACTATAAAAGGAATTCCATCATTACATGATAGacattttgataaaatagaaaatatgttttcttcaaataataaaataatgctaataaatgaaggaattttaaataatgataaaaacattggatctataaaaattaatcaatcacaaattttaaatgatccagataaaatatatttaggaaaaaatataatgatggTATATTCTTcccaaaatataaaaaatcgaGAAAAACAAGACCTTAATTTAAAAGGCAATAATTCAAAACATTTAtgtcataaaataaaaaaaagtaataatataattagaAATAATTTGTCTATTAttgattataataaatatataaatcgAGAAAAACCAGAAGTAGGTGGAGTAACAACATTTATACAAAACTATGAAAATCAAGGCCTCGATTTTATTTATCCtagtataataaataatatggatCGTGTTAGTCCGAttgaaattattaataaaaataatcaaaattttgaaaatgataattttgataatatttcatgttcatcatctttattattttattcttcttcatcaaatgcttttttttctaaaactGAAATTTCGGATAAATCGTCAATAAATTCATTATCacaattattatcaaaatcTTACTGTTCAATTTCTTCATCTAATAATTTATCGACAATTCCATCTGTTTCTTCatcttcttcattttcaatTTGCTCATATTCGTCTTCAGCATTTTCTCCTTCTGTTTATGATACAACATCTAACATTACATCTAGTTATGATTATATTTCTGATATTGATTCAGATCTTTCTTCACATTCTGTTCATTCATTACCATTCCCTTTACCacataataaattagaAAGACCTATTGATCCCATAAGcaacaaaaataatgtttttaaCGAAAGGGGGAAGCAAGAAATGTTAGATGTAAAAGTTGGTGATTCTACAGAAATCAGAACCCAATTAGATGtaaagaaagaaaataaacaaattcaCTCAATTTTTGCTTTCGATTCCGCAGATTATTCTTCTGATTTTTGTGAACATAATCAAATAGATAAATCAATGCATCTACACAAATCAGGacttaaatataataataaagagaattgggaaaatattaacttaggatatatttcatatagtgataatgataataatcataaatattattataagttttacaaatataagaaGCATTTGTATTATAGTAGACAAAGGAAAAAAGCAAAAGAAAAATCAGAAAAACtgaaaaagatgaaaaaattgaaaaatctGAAAAAATTGATGGGGGCAATGATGgttatgaaaaaagaaaagaaagttaaaatgaatgaaaatagtaaaataacaataaaaaaaaaaaaaaaaattgcaattgaagaaataataaaaaaaaataatcttaatcaatataaatacaatgATAAAGTAACAAAtaaatcgaaaaaaaataaaaaagaaaaaaaaaatacattaggattatatataaaaaatgttgaaatagtatataataataatgttcaattaaaaaatataaaacttaTTATGTGTAACAATcataataatgaagaagATATCGAAACAGTTATGGacataaaattaaatacatataataataaaactgataataatgtaaagaatatattttattattattatacagAATTTATTAAgtctgtttttttttcagataAATTTTCTCATATTTTTGACAAATGTGAATCTTTTAAAGATTCCAAGATAAAAGAAGCATTGAATACGGATAGTGAAAAAAACGAACAAAACgaaaaaatcgaaaaaaatcaaaagaaaaacaaaagacGAATTGATAGTGTTGAAAGTAGttggaatatttttaaaaatgcaaaTGAAGTTGGAAAAAACGCATCCAaggaaaatatgaatattagcaatttaaatgaagaaaatatatctcttaaaaataaaaagcaaaaaacaaaatgtgATAGTACTGATGTATGTTCAGAAGCAAAAGAAAGTGATGGGGAAAACCAAGGTTTAACAAAAGGGAATGAAGCAGCATGCCATTCAGTAAATGAGcaaataaaagatatgAATTCATCAACAAGTGAAGAAGTTACATTAATTGGAGAAATATTTGGGGGTAATGAACTTGAGTTAATTAATTcaaatagtaaaaataatttagaaaaaagtGACAAAagtaatgaaaataatttatctttatttataaaatatattaataaaataattgaaaatattgaagctcgaattataataaaaaataatgtatgCGAAGGTGTATATTGTTTAAGACAAGAAAATGGATTAAacatttatcaaaaaattagtgataaaatgaaaaaaaaatgtaaactaaaaaatataaagaaagaaaaaaataaaaatgccAAAGTAAATAGCAAAATCGCAAATattaattcttttaaaaatataaacataaatataaaaattaataataataaaacttatataaaaagtgGAAATaccaataataataataataataattatccGGTTTGCACtgagttaaaaaaaagagtagacataaataaatattcttatttattttatagattgccattttttatttttggtaacaaatatattactgATATAGAGAATTTCaaaactatatataatattagtgagttatttcaaaataacAACGAAATTGTAGATtcgaaaaatattttaactGTGGTTGAATTGCTTAAATCTTATTCAAATCATgcatttttcaaaaaaaatccaAATTCATTAAAACGCTCTTTTACAGAGAAAGATGAAAAGACATGGAAAAAAAACCCTCTCGATTTATTGGGAAATTCAGAGgaattaaattttcaaagCAAAGGTGTTTTGACTGAAATAAATGTAGaattgaataataaaaaagtagatataattgaaaataagGAAGAAATCCATGAAAATGATGGAAATGTAGTTGAAAATGTggataaaattaaagataGTGGAAATGGAGAAGATAAGGAAATTGCAACATTATGTTTGTCAAAAggaaattcaaataaaaaagaaaaaaaaaaagaaaaaaaaaaaaatccaaataacaatatagAGGAAGAATGGGGGGGttataatgaaaatcaaaattgtgaacaaaataaagaaacTCAATATTATGCTAATAAAagttttaatataattttttgtttatttgataatggaagtaatatatatttattaatatatgaatcTGATAGtgataatagaaaaaaacatgtaaaaaaaaaaaatgaatttaataacattgattattattttaaagaaatGTATGAAACACTTCAtgaaaatacatataaagaagatgcatacaaaattttaaaatctattttttcagtaagcaataatataaacaatgatgtgaaaaatattttgtataatacTAGTACAGAAGATaaatgtgaaaataaaaccGGAGGGGAAAttgaaattaaattaaatactACTAGTTCTAATAAATTAAGcccaaataaaattaattcaaaaaatatggctataaacaatatgcaatccaatataaataaaacaatttcaacaaaaaataatctaaacaattataaaaataagggtaataatattcatgATGAAGAAATTAATAGTCATagaataaatgaaataatgttaaacaaaaaattattgcaaaatattttatcaaattttaaattttttaatattacaaaaaataaaggcTTAAAATTGTCTAGGGTTTTTGAGTTAACATATtatgattatttatttttaaaaaaacataaatttttttattcgaAAAAAGGggttaaaatatatgatggATGTAATAACccatataaattattgtctgctcaaaaatatgtaaatacTGATTTAGATAAttctaatattattttgaaacaGAATGAAGAATATGacgattttaaaaaaaatgataatatgcTATCTTATAAATTTAAGCAAATTacaaacaaattttatttcaatatttttgatcCAAATAATAGTTCCTTCTATTTTCGAGGAATTCCACAAAGAAATGTTAATCCTTATAATTGTCTTATTAgcttaaataatatttccaACCATTTTaatcttaaaaatattgattcgtatacaaaaaattcaaaagatatattaataCCAAAcatgaattttataaaattagtTCAAGgaaattatgataatttatTGGAATTGtttggaaataaaaattttgaaaatattttgaggggtaaaaaaatagatattttaaaaaaaaaatacataaatagtaattctaaagataaacaaaataataaaaaatgcatatcaAAACAAagagataaaaataaaaaaaaaaaaaaaaaaagcttGATTATAAATGTGGGTGAAAAAGTAACTACTATTACAAATACAGATGATGTtgataaattttcaaataaaataaataactcaataaataaaagtgaagaaacaaattcaaataaaacagGAGAATATATTAGCaaagaaaaacaaataaaagattTAATTAATGAGGATACAAAGAACTTATTAGATGATATTAACTTAAATGGACGAATTGAGCAAGTTATTGATAAATACACTAATTTGgaatatgaaataaatgcTACTACTGCtgctaataataataatgataacaataatattattaacataaAAAGAAACAACAATAAAcgatatataaacaatgaTTCTTCTGCATCGTGTATTAATTCGTTTAGTACTtatgatatttataaactttttttattcgaTAATTGCCAAAATAGTAAAGTACAAGAAGTTAAAGACAATAATGAAAGTTTAGGAAATGATCAAATtgaaaatggaaaaaatcTTGAATCGtttatcataaataaatcTGAAAATAACAACCAAAACAATAGCATTATTGAAAAGACAGGAaataaagatgaaaaaatcGATCAAattgaaaagaaaaatataacggattatcttttaaataaatatgcattaaATTGCTTTAGAAATtatgttataaataaaaaacaaactgaatttttttataaaaatataaaaagttttataaattctttagaaaaaaaacaattattttcagatataaacaatatattatctttttgtaataacgaaaaaaaatatatgaacaaaattaaatggGAGTCAATTTTAGAAgataaagataataattatttgaaaaatactAATTTTAATGGGTTCTATTCTAAATCGAAAGTTTCATATAGTTTTGACGCTGATCATCAATATAATGTTACtaattattatgaaaataatcaagaaaaatatggtaataatatttatcaaCATTTTAATACGACATTTTCATATACTAGTAAGTTCAAAATCTGTAACGaagaatttaaaaataattccccatctaaaaatgtaaaaaaaaataataaatattttttaaatgaagttaaaaaaagtccaaataatgaaaaagatataaatatttcaccaaaaaaaataatcgaGGAATATAAAAACCTGGAAAATTTCAATTATACAATTGAtgataatatgaaaaatatgaaaaaattatatcataatataaataaagaagtagtaaaaaataaattattactagttaataaaataatagaagaaaatcatgaatttaatatatcagATATGCCTATGTATGTTAATCTTGTTTTCTATAAATATCTATGTGTAAATAATTGGAATCATTTAATACATAGTTTGAAGGAAAGTTTTATAAAgcaagaaatattttttttaagtcaATTAGATGCTAAAAATTCCCAAATTAATGAATTTGATAAGAATGGCAAAGTAAGTAATAGTAGTATCACTTCTCAAAAAAGTTGTCAAAacaatgaaataaaaaaaacatgcACAAAATCTGTTTCTGATTTTCAACACATAGAACAGCAACGTACACAAGAATGTGattctaaaaatatttcaactCCAAGTATATCAGATTCTAAAGGAAATGAGAATGTCATATCTGAAACCATAGAaaacaaagaaaaattGAGTGatcataataaaagaaCAGAAAATGgtaaagataataaaacaGGAAAAGAGGgtgataaaaaaagtgatGTATTGTGTAGTGTATGTTTTTACAAAGAAGATAgtaacataaatattatgtacAAATGTGCAAATTGTTCTGTGCATGTTCATAAATATTGCTATGGTATTTATCATAAAGGAAAAGTCGAGGATTTTTTATGTGataaatgtaaatttaGTAAATATTTGACAAAAATGTATCAAAACGAATTTAATGcaaataaatcaaataatttaaaaaataaaaaaaataaaaaaaattcaaacaCCAATTCGAAATATGGattaaataatagtaatatcGATAACACATGTTATGGTACTAATATATTAAGCATCCAggaatttaattattttaataataaaataaataatttatttaataatacaaataataataataataataataattctgaagttaaaaataaaagcttatcaaatggaaataataatattgctctttttgaaaaaataataaaaagtgtTGAAGATAGTTGTTGTTATatttgcaaaaaaaatggtggagctttaaaaaaaacaacaaataaacattttgttcatgttttttgtgttttattttttatattaaaagttttttgtttgaatgtttataatttgaatttttgggatataaataatttgaaatCCTATGAAAAAGtatgttttatatgtaACAAAAAAGGAGCTGTTGTAAAATGTGCATGGAATggggaaaataaaaatcagAAAACAAAAAGTGTAGACGAGttgaaaaatgaaaataaaataatatctaATAATTGTgatatgaataattttaaaaaagataatttatttgaccaatctaaaaaaaacgaaaattATTGTGACAAATATTTCCATCCAATGTGTGCATATTTAGAAGGATATCATATAAATGTTGAAATATATGAGGATAAATTTgtaaatgtatatttttatgataattgtttttctttatttcgTTTTATAACACATTGTAACAATCATATTCCTAAAGATTCTTACCAAAACAGAGAATTTGtcaaagaaaaaagaacatcattatatattaaaaatatcacTAACGAATctaattcaaataataaaattaatgaaaaactCCAAAAAGTTAAAATCAAAAATGAATCTCCAACtaaaattaatacaaaACCTCATCCTTTACGCCATaattcacaaaaaaatatttccatCCCTTCACCAAATAAAGACGAAGCAACTGGAACCACAATACAAAAAGAggataaataa